CTGCTGCCGATGAGTTCAAGGAACTCATTGTACCAGGCGAAATGTTGAAGCTCCTGGCACACCGTGCAAGTAATCGGTTTCTCTGCATTGGATCTCAGCCACCAGCGCAGATTATTCTGTTGAACTTTGACGTCTGGCAGAAATTCTTGTCGGCAGTTGTGCTTTTCGCAGCGATAACGATGGAAAGAAAGCTGTAAGATGGGGAAACACATTTACAAATGGCTTTGCTTGGCTTGGAAACGTACATAGTTCTGGTCGGGATCAGTTCGTGTGCACTTAGCGCATGTGCACTCAAATTTGTAGATGTCCTTGAGGGGATGAGCTCGATGTAGCTTTAAACTGGTTCTGTAATCATTCGTATAGCAATTGAAGATCTCCTCGCCATCTAGAATGTCCTTTGCAGCGTAGTTCACCACGGAACATCCATCGAACTTGGTGCGAATCGAGGGTTCGCACGCGTGGTTGCACAAGCTCAAGTAGGGCAGATTGACAGCCGTGATAGGATCCGAATGGGACAGATTGTGCAGCTGTCCGCGTTTCAGGTGTCGAGGCTTTTGCCACAACTCCGGCTGCAGCATGACAAACTCTTTTGGCTCCATGGAAACTCCGAGCAACCCATCGCCTACATGCCCATTCGCCAGCAACTGGCCGGAGAATCGCAGAATCAGTGCTGATATAATCAGTTGCCAATCTTCAATGCTGGCTGGAAATGAGTGGAACTGATCATAGAAATCGGTGTGCTCTTTCAGGTAAAGTTGAAGGAGGTTGACACAGAGGATGTGGTAATTAACCTCTTCATTGTTAGCCTGATCCAGTTGACTAACCATGCGCAGGCTTCGCAAATACTCTGGAGCGTTTTCACTCGCTTCCGGTTTTCGGGACAGATTCATAATTTCTTTCCACATACCCTTTGCACTGGTCATCTCTTGCAAATGAGGCATTATGTAGGGAATGTAAGTCAAAAGCAATCGCAAGGCCAAATGCGAAATGCCCAAAAGTCGGAGGATATCCTTTCTGTAGGCGGCACACTCGAATTTGTGGATGGCCGATTGCGCATCCCGACACTTTCTAGAGCAGTAGACGACCCGCTGATGGCAATTGGGGCAGGGTATGGGTGCGCTCATTAAGCTGGCTGCGCACTGCTGGCATATAAGCTGTTGCTCCAGTGGAACAAAGCAGGAGGCGCGCTCTGAAAAGATTACGTTGCCTTTGCTAATCGCTTCCTTAGCCACCATATATCGACCACGCGGACCGGGATCTGTAAGGCTGAGTAGTAAAGATTACAAATTAAGAAGTGGCCAGTACCGATTTGGAAACTTACATTTCCCCTAGAGATTTATCCACCACTTTCGCCTGCGTTTCCTGCTCTTTGGGTTGGTTCTTCAGTAGCTCCAGTTTCTGCTTCAGGTCTTCCAGCTGCTGCTTGAAGTTCTCCTTAAGCTGCAGCTGCCCGAGATGTTCCAAATGCTCCTCCAGCGAAGCAATCTTCTTTAGCTTCCAGGCGCAGTAGGCCTGCCGCATGATCACCTTGTGCCGCAGCCTTTCCGGGTATCCACATTCCAGCGCATTGGCGCAGTCGTCATAGGCTTCTCTGTAGTACCCGTACTCCTGCAAAGCTATTCCTCGGTTGGCAAACGCCAGCGACAGCTCTTCCATAGCATCTTCAGCCTCGAAAACGGCTGCCGTATACAGTCTGCATGCTTTCAGAACCGAGTCCTTGGAGGATCCCGTTGCGGACTCTTTGAACACAAGGTTTCCCTCCTCGCGCAGATTCCTCGAACGTTCTGCGCATCCTTTCCTGTC
This genomic interval from Drosophila mauritiana strain mau12 chromosome 2R, ASM438214v1, whole genome shotgun sequence contains the following:
- the LOC117136455 gene encoding SET and MYND domain-containing protein 4: MDRLARIFSQQNELITLIGGYKDEFETFKSLASMPADTLQIFQQLALDLLQDLEQPVDRKGCAERSRNLREEGNLVFKESATGSSKDSVLKACRLYTAAVFEAEDAMEELSLAFANRGIALQEYGYYREAYDDCANALECGYPERLRHKVIMRQAYCAWKLKKIASLEEHLEHLGQLQLKENFKQQLEDLKQKLELLKNQPKEQETQAKVVDKSLGEILTDPGPRGRYMVAKEAISKGNVIFSERASCFVPLEQQLICQQCAASLMSAPIPCPNCHQRVVYCSRKCRDAQSAIHKFECAAYRKDILRLLGISHLALRLLLTYIPYIMPHLQEMTSAKGMWKEIMNLSRKPEASENAPEYLRSLRMVSQLDQANNEEVNYHILCVNLLQLYLKEHTDFYDQFHSFPASIEDWQLIISALILRFSGQLLANGHVGDGLLGVSMEPKEFVMLQPELWQKPRHLKRGQLHNLSHSDPITAVNLPYLSLCNHACEPSIRTKFDGCSVVNYAAKDILDGEEIFNCYTNDYRTSLKLHRAHPLKDIYKFECTCAKCTRTDPDQNYLSFHRYRCEKHNCRQEFLPDVKVQQNNLRWWLRSNAEKPITCTVCQELQHFAWYNEFLELIGSSADSSRRQALFKAFDDLDKWLVDHHSLKRIMAEELITACFYEIDGGTSLNDFEYEDLARIIRKQLEGTAAQCGDNSTEYIARMTYLWDIIAQKKCRTDKKELLEMKGKVDYLASEHREVFLNYYNDFIEQ